A stretch of the Halomonas sp. BDJS001 genome encodes the following:
- a CDS encoding CvpA family protein, with protein MALTWIDAVFLAVLALSMLAGFVRGFVREALGLAAWVVALMVARVLAEPVAELMSGFIDSFDARLVLAFILVIFAVILLCGIVIRLVHAAIEWVGMGLLNRVAGAAFGLARGAVILLIATVLITLTPLADLQAWQQAELRPTFIQLRDWAVSQLDQWDRELPETPSSLRDISLPELRMPGSAEREVIPTGD; from the coding sequence ATGGCGTTAACATGGATTGATGCGGTGTTCCTGGCTGTGCTGGCGCTGTCGATGCTGGCCGGGTTTGTCAGGGGGTTTGTGCGCGAAGCCTTGGGGTTGGCCGCCTGGGTAGTGGCCTTAATGGTTGCACGAGTGCTCGCCGAGCCAGTGGCCGAACTGATGAGCGGGTTTATCGACAGCTTCGACGCCCGCCTGGTTCTCGCTTTTATACTGGTCATCTTTGCCGTGATTTTGCTTTGCGGCATCGTGATCCGCTTGGTGCATGCGGCGATTGAGTGGGTGGGCATGGGGCTATTGAACCGCGTGGCCGGGGCCGCTTTTGGCCTTGCCCGTGGGGCGGTTATTTTGTTAATCGCCACCGTGCTGATTACCCTCACACCGCTGGCAGACTTACAGGCGTGGCAACAGGCCGAGCTGCGGCCCACCTTTATTCAACTGCGCGATTGGGCGGTGAGTCAGTTAGATCAGTGGGATCGCGAGCTGCCTGAGACGCCATCGTCGCTGCGCGATATTTCTCTGCCAGAACTGCGCATGCCCGGTTCGGCGGAGCGAGAAGTTATCCCGACAGGTGATTGA
- a CDS encoding SPOR domain-containing protein — MKYGKTERISGIVILLALLAIFVPWLMSDPAPREERPQPSFVIEQPVEVERRDVPAPERPSTIGEPSLSSTPREVGRDGDMPIDADPRLPETDQITASNQAESSESDEASATPNSDPIADLIATNSDSAQTSAESASQSSSSQNSSQGTSSSASSPSVSAQGEWAVQVGSFGESANAQRLSEQLSGEGFTVYQRERDNNMTTVFVGPYATSEDGESAMASIKERANVQGLLVRVRD; from the coding sequence ATGAAATACGGTAAAACGGAACGCATTAGCGGTATTGTGATTCTGCTCGCGCTACTGGCGATCTTTGTGCCGTGGCTAATGAGTGACCCCGCGCCTAGAGAAGAGCGTCCCCAGCCGAGCTTTGTGATCGAGCAGCCGGTTGAAGTGGAGCGCCGTGATGTTCCTGCACCGGAAAGACCTTCAACCATTGGTGAACCATCGCTATCGTCGACGCCCCGCGAAGTGGGGAGAGATGGCGATATGCCTATTGACGCTGACCCGCGGCTGCCGGAAACCGATCAAATTACGGCTTCTAATCAAGCGGAATCCAGCGAGTCCGATGAGGCATCGGCAACGCCTAATAGCGATCCTATTGCTGACCTGATTGCCACCAATAGCGACAGCGCCCAAACCAGTGCTGAAAGTGCGTCACAAAGCAGCTCTTCCCAAAACTCATCACAAGGCACCTCTTCTAGCGCATCCAGCCCTTCCGTCAGTGCTCAGGGAGAGTGGGCGGTGCAAGTCGGCAGCTTTGGTGAGTCCGCTAATGCGCAGCGCCTAAGTGAACAGCTGTCCGGTGAAGGTTTCACGGTTTATCAGCGCGAGCGCGATAATAATATGACCACCGTCTTTGTGGGCCCGTATGCCACTTCCGAGGATGGGGAGTCCGCCATGGCCTCGATTAAAGAGCGAGCCAATGTGCAGGGCCTGCTTGTGCGGGTAAGAGACTAA
- the folC gene encoding bifunctional tetrahydrofolate synthase/dihydrofolate synthase — translation MPDAQEHSLQPHSLQPYSLKQWLQHLETLHPVGIDLGLERVSEVAKRMGLLASPIAPCVITVAGTNGKGSTLAMIDSVARAHDWRVGAYTSPHLLRYNERVKIAGQEADDQLLVQGFEQVERARLQGSEISLTYFEAGTLCGLWCLASAELDLAVLEVGLGGRLDAVNIVDADVAIVTTIAQDHANFLGTDLAQIGREKAGIFRANRPAVLGSQTLPASVAECAQVLAAPTFSLGQQFTHQATAAEPTQWRWQGQDADGQSIVLDELPNPGLPIDNAATALQSLVLAGLGLEKSRVQAALGSVQLAGRLQWIGPWCLDVGHNPHAAEYVARHLPPPPAGGRQWGLIGMLNDKDIDGVIQSLASRISDWVCVSLSGERGCQASELSQRIIAQGGRVHFSADSPQAGVDWLAKVLTPNDRVLATGSFFTVAALLAQPLPTGAASLDGDGNEIR, via the coding sequence ATGCCTGACGCTCAAGAACACTCTCTACAGCCGCATTCTTTACAGCCATATTCTTTAAAACAGTGGCTCCAGCATTTGGAAACGCTGCACCCGGTAGGGATTGATCTGGGTCTGGAACGTGTCTCTGAGGTGGCAAAACGTATGGGGCTGCTTGCAAGCCCCATTGCCCCCTGTGTCATTACGGTGGCAGGTACCAATGGCAAGGGTTCAACCCTTGCCATGATTGATAGCGTTGCCCGCGCCCATGATTGGCGTGTGGGTGCCTACACTTCCCCCCATTTATTACGCTACAACGAGCGCGTTAAAATTGCTGGCCAGGAAGCCGACGATCAACTGCTGGTGCAAGGCTTTGAACAGGTCGAGCGTGCGCGGTTGCAGGGTAGCGAAATCAGCCTGACCTATTTTGAAGCGGGTACGCTTTGCGGCCTGTGGTGCCTGGCGAGTGCGGAGCTTGACCTAGCGGTACTTGAAGTAGGGCTCGGGGGGCGCCTTGATGCGGTCAATATCGTTGATGCGGATGTGGCGATCGTCACCACTATCGCCCAGGATCACGCTAACTTTTTAGGCACTGATTTAGCCCAGATTGGGCGTGAAAAAGCCGGCATTTTTCGGGCCAATCGTCCCGCCGTGTTAGGTAGTCAAACGTTGCCCGCTAGTGTTGCTGAGTGTGCCCAGGTGCTTGCCGCGCCTACTTTTAGTCTGGGCCAGCAATTTACCCATCAGGCGACGGCTGCTGAGCCTACCCAGTGGCGCTGGCAGGGCCAGGATGCGGATGGCCAAAGCATTGTTCTTGACGAGCTCCCGAACCCTGGGCTGCCCATCGATAACGCTGCCACCGCTTTACAGTCTCTTGTGCTAGCCGGGCTTGGGTTAGAGAAATCGCGAGTGCAAGCAGCGCTGGGTTCGGTGCAGTTGGCCGGGCGGTTACAGTGGATTGGGCCTTGGTGTCTGGATGTGGGGCATAATCCCCACGCGGCTGAGTATGTCGCGCGCCATTTGCCTCCACCGCCAGCAGGAGGACGTCAGTGGGGGCTTATCGGTATGTTGAATGATAAGGATATCGACGGTGTCATACAGTCGTTAGCGTCTCGCATTAGTGATTGGGTGTGCGTGTCGCTGAGCGGAGAGCGAGGTTGCCAGGCAAGCGAGTTGTCGCAACGTATTATCGCTCAGGGAGGGCGGGTGCATTTTAGTGCCGATTCGCCGCAAGCAGGCGTCGATTGGCTGGCAAAGGTGTTAACGCCCAATGATCGTGTCTTGGCTACCGGGTCGTTCTTTACAGTAGCGGCGCTGCTGGCTCAGCCACTGCCAACAGGCGCTGCGTCGCTTGATGGAGACGGAAATGAAATACGGTAA
- the accD gene encoding acetyl-CoA carboxylase, carboxyltransferase subunit beta, with translation MSWLDKIVPSMGRIQRKDRRASVPDGLWRKCPKCEAVLYLPELEKHNSVCPKCDHHLRLTARKRLDWFLDKAGREEIAAEIEPNDRLKFRDSKKYKDRLTAAQKDTGEKDALVAMRGELDGLPVVAVAFEFTFMGGSMGAVVGEKFVRAATLALEENIPLVCFAASGGARMQEALFSLMQMAKTSAALEKLKQAGVPYISVLTDPVFGGVSASLAMLGDLNIAEPNALIGFAGPRVIEQTVRETLPEGFQRSEFLLEHGTVDMIVHRHEMRARVGSVLRKLTHHEAAPDSSIQPDDADVVEPIVEEATLAENASVTSDKVAVTKQDTPAAKSDDHSRNA, from the coding sequence ATGAGCTGGTTAGACAAGATCGTGCCCTCCATGGGTCGTATCCAGCGTAAAGACCGTCGCGCTAGCGTGCCCGACGGCCTCTGGCGTAAATGTCCCAAGTGCGAAGCGGTTCTCTACCTCCCTGAGCTAGAGAAACATAACAGCGTATGCCCCAAGTGCGATCATCACCTGCGCTTGACGGCACGCAAACGCTTGGACTGGTTCTTGGATAAAGCAGGACGCGAAGAGATTGCGGCCGAAATCGAACCCAATGATCGGTTGAAGTTCCGCGACTCCAAAAAATACAAAGACCGTCTGACCGCGGCGCAGAAAGACACCGGCGAGAAAGATGCGCTGGTCGCCATGCGCGGTGAGTTGGACGGTTTGCCGGTAGTCGCCGTTGCCTTTGAGTTCACCTTTATGGGGGGCTCAATGGGGGCCGTGGTCGGCGAGAAATTTGTCCGTGCTGCGACCCTGGCGCTGGAAGAGAATATCCCGCTGGTGTGCTTTGCTGCCTCTGGGGGCGCGCGCATGCAGGAAGCACTCTTCTCGTTGATGCAGATGGCTAAGACCTCCGCTGCACTTGAAAAACTCAAGCAAGCAGGTGTGCCCTATATTTCAGTGTTGACGGATCCTGTATTTGGCGGTGTGTCAGCCTCGTTGGCCATGCTGGGTGATTTGAATATCGCAGAACCCAATGCGCTGATTGGTTTTGCAGGTCCCAGGGTTATCGAGCAAACGGTGCGTGAAACCTTGCCAGAAGGTTTCCAGCGCAGCGAGTTTCTGCTTGAGCACGGTACCGTTGACATGATTGTTCATCGTCATGAGATGCGCGCCCGCGTGGGCAGCGTGCTGCGTAAGTTAACGCATCACGAAGCAGCGCCAGATAGCTCGATACAGCCTGATGATGCCGACGTTGTTGAACCGATTGTCGAAGAAGCTACCTTAGCGGAGAACGCTAGCGTCACTTCTGATAAGGTCGCTGTGACCAAGCAGGACACCCCTGCCGCTAAGAGTGATGACCATTCACGCAATGCCTGA
- the trpA gene encoding tryptophan synthase subunit alpha — MNRIDQRFSELKQQGRKALIPYITAGDPAPQYTVGFMHALVEAGADVIELGVPFSDPMADGPVIQKACERALKQGTRLVDLIQMVKEFRQTDTTTPVVLMGYLNPIERIGYENFADQAASVGVDGVLIVDMPPEEAEEIGPLLKSRNLAAIFLVAPTTSHQRAATICAHGEGYLYYVSLKGVTGAATLNADDVAEHLAPLRGMTDLPLCVGFGIRDGVTAAEVAKVADGVIVGSALVNRIAESIDAPETIAGQLKSVLAEMRTAMDA; from the coding sequence ATGAACCGTATTGATCAGCGTTTCAGTGAACTTAAGCAGCAGGGTCGCAAGGCCCTGATCCCTTACATCACCGCAGGGGATCCAGCGCCGCAGTACACCGTGGGCTTTATGCATGCCCTGGTGGAAGCGGGGGCCGATGTGATTGAACTAGGCGTGCCTTTTTCCGACCCCATGGCCGATGGCCCGGTGATTCAAAAGGCCTGTGAGCGTGCTTTAAAGCAGGGCACACGGCTAGTTGACCTTATTCAGATGGTCAAAGAGTTCCGCCAAACCGATACTACGACGCCGGTTGTGCTCATGGGGTATTTGAATCCCATTGAGCGGATTGGCTACGAAAATTTTGCCGATCAAGCCGCCAGCGTGGGCGTTGACGGTGTGTTGATTGTGGATATGCCGCCTGAAGAGGCCGAAGAGATCGGGCCACTGCTGAAATCGCGCAATTTAGCCGCGATTTTTCTCGTTGCGCCTACCACTTCACATCAGCGTGCCGCTACAATATGCGCCCATGGTGAAGGCTACCTCTACTATGTTTCGCTGAAAGGCGTGACCGGTGCCGCCACTCTGAACGCAGACGATGTGGCCGAGCACCTGGCGCCGCTGCGGGGAATGACCGATTTGCCGCTATGTGTGGGTTTCGGCATTCGTGATGGCGTGACGGCCGCTGAAGTGGCTAAAGTCGCCGATGGCGTGATTGTAGGTAGCGCTTTGGTTAACCGCATCGCCGAAAGTATTGATGCGCCGGAAACCATAGCGGGCCAGTTGAAAAGTGTATTAGCAGAGATGCGTACGGCGATGGATGCCTAA
- the trpB gene encoding tryptophan synthase subunit beta produces MPDARGHFGPYGGRFVSETLSFALEELEKTYSSLRDDPDFQAEFDYDLAHYVGRPSPLYHAKRWSASLGGAQIWLKREDLNHTGAHKVNNTIGQALLAKKTGKPRIIAETGAGQHGVASATVAARLGLECDVYMGAEDVQRQKLNVYRMRLLGARVIPVESGTRTLKDAMNEALRDWVTNVDNTFYIIGTVAGPHPYPLLVRDFNAVVGREARRQSLEQIGRLPDALIACVGGGSNALGLFYPFVEDDGVAMYGVEAGGDGVETGRHAAPLASNAPRGVLHGNRTYLMSDEAGQVSDTHSISAGLDYPGVGPEHALWKDVGRVSYVAANDTEVLEAFRELTRMEGIMPALESAHALAHAKVLAPTMRPDQHIVVNLSGRGDKDIMTVAKIDGIEF; encoded by the coding sequence ATGCCGGATGCCCGCGGTCATTTTGGCCCTTATGGCGGACGCTTTGTGTCAGAAACCCTGAGCTTTGCGTTGGAAGAGTTAGAGAAAACCTACTCGAGCCTGCGCGATGACCCTGATTTCCAGGCCGAGTTTGACTACGATCTTGCCCACTATGTGGGGCGCCCGTCGCCGCTCTACCACGCCAAGCGCTGGTCAGCGAGTCTAGGCGGCGCGCAAATTTGGTTGAAACGGGAAGACCTGAACCATACCGGCGCCCACAAAGTGAACAACACGATTGGTCAGGCACTGCTGGCCAAAAAAACCGGCAAGCCGCGGATTATTGCTGAAACCGGGGCAGGCCAGCATGGTGTCGCTTCGGCGACCGTCGCCGCTCGTCTTGGGCTTGAGTGCGATGTGTATATGGGGGCTGAAGACGTCCAGCGGCAAAAGCTGAATGTTTATCGCATGCGCCTGTTGGGGGCGCGGGTCATTCCGGTGGAGTCCGGAACCCGCACGCTCAAGGATGCCATGAACGAAGCGCTGCGTGACTGGGTCACCAACGTTGATAACACTTTCTATATCATCGGTACCGTAGCGGGCCCGCACCCTTATCCGCTGCTAGTACGCGATTTCAACGCCGTGGTGGGGCGTGAAGCGCGCCGCCAGTCGCTGGAGCAGATCGGCCGCCTGCCCGATGCGCTGATTGCCTGCGTAGGCGGTGGCTCCAACGCCCTGGGCCTTTTCTACCCGTTTGTGGAAGACGATGGCGTTGCTATGTACGGCGTCGAGGCGGGGGGCGATGGCGTTGAAACCGGCCGCCACGCAGCGCCGTTGGCATCCAATGCGCCGCGCGGTGTGTTGCACGGCAACCGGACTTACTTGATGTCTGATGAAGCCGGACAGGTGTCTGATACCCACTCCATTTCAGCCGGCCTGGATTATCCGGGCGTCGGCCCCGAGCATGCGCTTTGGAAAGATGTAGGCCGGGTCTCCTATGTGGCGGCTAACGATACGGAAGTCCTCGAAGCGTTTCGCGAGTTGACCCGTATGGAAGGTATTATGCCCGCCCTTGAGTCAGCCCATGCGCTGGCCCATGCCAAGGTATTGGCGCCGACCATGCGACCTGACCAGCATATCGTGGTTAACCTTTCCGGGCGTGGCGACAAAGACATCATGACCGTTGCTAAGATTGATGGCATCGAATTTTAA